A part of Paroedura picta isolate Pp20150507F chromosome 7, Ppicta_v3.0, whole genome shotgun sequence genomic DNA contains:
- the LOC143841428 gene encoding uncharacterized protein LOC143841428 → MQPKRSLPTQMWTGWCVALCLLQLGGANAEVIQQPSLVLQEGHHAHLECNQTNKHDYMYWYQQKAGQGPDFLYYFIENSEQQKGNISVRFSAYQPKEYRLDLNISSVKREDSAVYFCASSQDTVLRSHGNFLQKLADVITEHISAETASPRGIHGFLHANEAQMLRSFSSRVWFFRKATMPTWNATKQISMTTCTGTSRRQGRARNSSITSLKITNNRKAAFRIDSVLTSRNNTAWT, encoded by the exons ATGCAACCCAAGCGTAGTCTCCCAACACAGATGTGGACCGGCTGGTGTGTTGCCCTTTGCCTCCTGCAACTAG GAGGCGCAAATGCTGAGGTCATTCAGCAGCCGAGTCTGGTTCTTCAGGAAGGCCACCATGCCCACTTGGAATGCAACCAAACAAATAAGCATGACTACATGTACTGGTACCAGCAGAAGGCAGGGCAGGGCCCGGACTTCCTCTACTACTTCATTGAAAATTCCGAACAACAGAAAGGCAACATATCGGTTCGATTCAGTGCTTACCAACCGAAGGAATACCGCTTGGACCTGAACATTTCATCTGTGAAGCGAGAGGATTCGGCTGTGTATTTCTGTGCAAGTAGCCAAGACACAGTGCTTCGGAGTCACGGCAACTTCCTGCAAAAACTTGCTGATGTCATTACAGAGCATATCTCTGCAGAAACAGCATCTCCAAGAGGAATACACGGTTTCCTTCATGCTAAT GAGGCGCAAATGCTGAGGTCATTCAGCAGCCGAGTCTGGTTCTTCAGGAAGGCCACCATGCCCACTTGGAATGCAACCAAACAAATAAGCATGACTACATGTACTGGTACCAGCAGAAGGCAGGGCAGGGCCCGGAATTCCTCTATTACTTCATTAAAAATAACGAACAACAGAAAGGCAGCATTTCGGATCGATTCAGTGCTTACCAGCCGAAACAATACCGCTTGGACCTGA